CTCCCGGACAGAAGACAAAATCACCTAAAACTACGCCCTCGCCAGTGGTAACTGGAAGTCCTATACGTTCACCAAAAACTGGatccaaagaaaaaaagtcaccGGGTCGCGCCAAGAGCCCAAAAAGTCCTAAAAGTCCAAAGGTTCCTGCTCATGTTCCCCAACCACCCGTCAAGCCTGAAACACCAAGTAGAACCCCTCTGGCTGCATTAAGTGACAAGAtaggaaaggaaaacattcaagTAAAACAAGGACAGACGCCACCTGAGCCTGCCCCTAAGCCAAATATTGAAAACCAGACTAAGAAACTGCCAGTGATGGACAAGACCATTGATGATTCAATTGATGCTGTGATTGCTCGTGCGTGTGCAGAGCGAGAACCGGATCCCTTTGAGTTTTCCTCTGGTTCTGAATCGGAAGGGGAAATTTTTACCAGTCCTAAAAGACTTTCTATTTCAGAGGCGACAACTCCTAAACCTTCTGTTTCTGCCAATAATGCAAATAAGGCAGGAGCAACTCCAATACCTCCCTCAGGTGGGACTTCAAGTTCAGACATTTCATGGACAATGGATGACTCGATTGATGAGGTCATTCGAAAGGCAAACATGGGGACGCCTTCTAATCCACCTACCAATTTCACttatttctcctctccttctgctTCACCGCCAACTCCAGAACCTCTTCTCAAAGTCTATGAGGAGAAAACCAAGTTGGCTTCCTCGGTAGAAgtgaaaaagaagttgaaaaaggagctgaagacaaaaatgaagaagaaagaaaagcaaaaggaaaaagataaagagaaaaacaaggagaagaacaaggagaaggaaaagaacaaagagaaggaTAAAGACAAGGAAGGAAACAAGGAAGCGAAATTTCAGTGGAAGGAACTACTTAAAGATGACGATCTCGATCCCTATAAATTCAAACTGAAGGACTTTGAGGATACTGACACGAAAGTAAAGTTGAAAGATGGCAATaccaaaaaagagagagaaaaacataaagataaaaagaaagagaaagagaaaggcaaaaaagacaAGGAtaagaaagacaaagagaaacTTAAAGATAAGGGTAAGGAAGATAAGATAAAGGCTCCATCAGCACCTCTTGTGTTACCTCCCAAAGAAATGTCTTTGCCCTTGTTCAGCACACCAACTGCCATGAGGCTTCCCAGCATGTTACCTTCCTTGTCTCCAATGCTTCCTGAAAAACTCTTCGAGGACAAAGAGAAaccaaaagagaagaagaaagacaaaaaagagaagaagaaaaagaaagaaagggagaaggacaaagaaaaggaaaagaaggagaaggaaaaggagaggaaagaaagagaaaagaaagagaaagaaaaagagaaacacaaacacGAAAAGGTAAGCTGTTTAGATGAGCTGAAATGGCACAATTGCTTGAAAAATGCACATGGATTCCTGCATTTGCTGCGGTGCGTTGTTTAAGAGCTTTGAGGAGATGTGTGATTAcaggtttggtatttttttttaaatgagctccAAGGAAGACTTCCCCCAAGTGTTTCAGGGATTGTCCCACCTCTTTGGAAGACAAAACACAATGGAAGTGCAATTTTGTGAATTTGAAATGAGATtgtctttctggttttcctcaACTCACTTTTTGCTTGGAAAAGCTGGGTCTCAGACTCAACAACAGCACACACACAACAAATGCACGTAGCGTTGCAGTGCACAAATTTTGTTGCATAGATTTCCACCGGCAGCGCCAGCAACCATATACCTTTCATATACGCtttaaatttagtttaaaaaattagttaaaaGTCTACTTTTTCAAAGCTTGTAGAAGCCTTTAAATTACCAGGTGGACAGAAATGAGGAGCAGAGTGCTGTCAAATAAACAAGTTCACCAGTTATCTCAGGTGTTCAGAAGAGCTGCTGAATCCTCTCTTAGCAAGACCGCCCCCTTATCGCTCCAATTTGTTTGaagtaagaaaattattttcaaaatacgaTCTAGATGTTCAAATGTCACCTTTCGGTTTGAGTCTTATGcttgagagagagaagaggagagctAGTTTTCAAGTGGGTTGGGCTCCTTCCACTCCTGTAACTCCTACTGATTTACATCAGCCAAAG
Above is a window of Larus michahellis chromosome 1, bLarMic1.1, whole genome shotgun sequence DNA encoding:
- the TAF3 gene encoding transcription initiation factor TFIID subunit 3 isoform X2; protein product: MQVPLEEEGDMEEDEAINDENYLSKRPLESPDAEEFPPVKRPKLSVSKGDTLDGALEPREPLSSINTQKVPPMLSPVHVQDNTDLAPPSPDPPMLAPIAKSQVPTPKTLESKPFVPKTKSKTSSPGQKTKSPKTTPSPVVTGSPIRSPKTGSKEKKSPGRAKSPKSPKSPKVPAHVPQPPVKPETPSRTPLAALSDKIGKENIQVKQGQTPPEPAPKPNIENQTKKLPVMDKTIDDSIDAVIARACAEREPDPFEFSSGSESEGEIFTSPKRLSISEATTPKPSVSANNANKAGATPIPPSGGTSSSDISWTMDDSIDEVIRKANMGTPSNPPTNFTYFSSPSASPPTPEPLLKVYEEKTKLASSVEVKKKLKKELKTKMKKKEKQKEKDKEKNKEKNKEKEKNKEKDKDKEGNKEAKFQWKELLKDDDLDPYKFKLKDFEDTDTKVKLKDGNTKKEREKHKDKKKEKEKGKKDKDKKDKEKLKDKGKEDKIKAPSAPLVLPPKEMSLPLFSTPTAMRLPSMLPSLSPMLPEKLFEDKEKPKEKKKDKKEKKKKKEREKDKEKEKKEKEKERKEREKKEKEKEKHKHEKIKVEPVVPAPSPVIPRLTLRVGAGQDKIVISKVVPAPEAKNSTPVSRPKTPPPVPSPVPAPVHVTPPPAPAPPPPQATVSPVLIPPPSPAVSAAGGSKAPVRSVVTETVSTYVIRDEWGNQIWICPGCNKPDDGSPMIGCDDCDDWYHWPCVGITTAPPEEMQWFCSKCANKKKDKKHKKRKHKAH
- the TAF3 gene encoding transcription initiation factor TFIID subunit 3 isoform X1, which encodes MCETYSRWLLRVSVAQICQALGWDSVQVSACDLLTDVLQRYLQGLGRGCHRYCELYGRTDPILDDVGDAFKLMGVNLHELEDYIHNIEPVTFAHQIPSFPVSKNNVLQFPQPGSKDAEERKEYIPDYMPPIVSSQEEEEEEQVPTDGGTSAEAMQVPLEEEGDMEEDEAINDENYLSKRPLESPDAEEFPPVKRPKLSVSKGDTLDGALEPREPLSSINTQKVPPMLSPVHVQDNTDLAPPSPDPPMLAPIAKSQVPTPKTLESKPFVPKTKSKTSSPGQKTKSPKTTPSPVVTGSPIRSPKTGSKEKKSPGRAKSPKSPKSPKVPAHVPQPPVKPETPSRTPLAALSDKIGKENIQVKQGQTPPEPAPKPNIENQTKKLPVMDKTIDDSIDAVIARACAEREPDPFEFSSGSESEGEIFTSPKRLSISEATTPKPSVSANNANKAGATPIPPSGGTSSSDISWTMDDSIDEVIRKANMGTPSNPPTNFTYFSSPSASPPTPEPLLKVYEEKTKLASSVEVKKKLKKELKTKMKKKEKQKEKDKEKNKEKNKEKEKNKEKDKDKEGNKEAKFQWKELLKDDDLDPYKFKLKDFEDTDTKVKLKDGNTKKEREKHKDKKKEKEKGKKDKDKKDKEKLKDKGKEDKIKAPSAPLVLPPKEMSLPLFSTPTAMRLPSMLPSLSPMLPEKLFEDKEKPKEKKKDKKEKKKKKEREKDKEKEKKEKEKERKEREKKEKEKEKHKHEKIKVEPVVPAPSPVIPRLTLRVGAGQDKIVISKVVPAPEAKNSTPVSRPKTPPPVPSPVPAPVHVTPPPAPAPPPPQATVSPVLIPPPSPAVSAAGGSKAPVRSVVTETVSTYVIRDEWGNQIWICPGCNKPDDGSPMIGCDDCDDWYHWPCVGITTAPPEEMQWFCSKCANKKKDKKHKKRKHKAH